A DNA window from Camelina sativa cultivar DH55 chromosome 13, Cs, whole genome shotgun sequence contains the following coding sequences:
- the LOC104734137 gene encoding macrophage migration inhibitory factor homolog isoform X1, with product MPCLNLSTNVNLDGIDTSSILSEASSTVAKIIGKPENYVMIVLKGSVPMAFGGTEDPAAYGELVSIGGLNADVNKKLSAAVSAILETKLSVPKSRFFLKFYDTKAHQSQEYAQCLHALHQHY from the exons atgccgTGCCTCAACCTCTCAACGAACGTTAACCTCGACGGCATCGATACATCTTCGATTCTCTCGGAAGCTTCCTCCACCGTCGCCAAAATCATCGGCAAGCCTGAGAAT TATGTGATGATTGTGTTGAAAGGCTCAGTGCCTATGGCATTTGGTGGGACCGAGGATCCTGCAGCTTATGGTGAATTAGTCTCTATTGGTGGCCTTAATGCTGATGTGAACAAGAAGCTAAGCGCTGCTGTTTCCGCCATTCTCGAGACTAAGCTATCAGTGCCCAAGTCTCGATTCTTCCTCAAGTTTTATGACACCAAG GCCCATCAAAGTCAAGAATATGCACAGTGTTTACACGCTTTACACCAGCACTACTAG
- the LOC104734137 gene encoding macrophage migration inhibitory factor homolog isoform X2, which produces MPCLNLSTNVNLDGIDTSSILSEASSTVAKIIGKPENYVMIVLKGSVPMAFGGTEDPAAYGELVSIGGLNADVNKKLSAAVSAILETKLSVPKSRFFLKFYDTKGSFFGWNGGTL; this is translated from the exons atgccgTGCCTCAACCTCTCAACGAACGTTAACCTCGACGGCATCGATACATCTTCGATTCTCTCGGAAGCTTCCTCCACCGTCGCCAAAATCATCGGCAAGCCTGAGAAT TATGTGATGATTGTGTTGAAAGGCTCAGTGCCTATGGCATTTGGTGGGACCGAGGATCCTGCAGCTTATGGTGAATTAGTCTCTATTGGTGGCCTTAATGCTGATGTGAACAAGAAGCTAAGCGCTGCTGTTTCCGCCATTCTCGAGACTAAGCTATCAGTGCCCAAGTCTCGATTCTTCCTCAAGTTTTATGACACCAAG GGATCCTTCTTTGGTTGGAACGGGGGCACTCTCTAA